The Pseudomonas sp. R4-35-07 genome contains a region encoding:
- a CDS encoding GNAT family N-acetyltransferase has translation MSRLAIDKGAQSKGLGQRLMSDFFRRVYTVSKQSGVAFVIVDAKDQDAADYYQRKLGFVPSTNSPLRLVLSTATFIQMLDARN, from the coding sequence TTGAGTCGTCTGGCGATCGACAAGGGTGCTCAAAGCAAGGGGCTCGGCCAGAGATTGATGTCTGACTTCTTCCGTCGCGTGTACACGGTTTCCAAGCAGTCTGGTGTAGCTTTTGTGATCGTCGATGCAAAAGACCAAGATGCTGCGGATTACTACCAACGTAAGTTAGGGTTTGTGCCATCCACGAATAGCCCCCTTCGCTTGGTACTTTCTACCGCAACCTTCATCCAGATGTTAGATGCACGAAACTAA